One segment of Phragmites australis chromosome 13, lpPhrAust1.1, whole genome shotgun sequence DNA contains the following:
- the LOC133888456 gene encoding dol-P-Glc:Glc(2)Man(9)GlcNAc(2)-PP-Dol alpha-1,2-glucosyltransferase isoform X2, whose protein sequence is MIGVAETFDALCSTAVLRSTNVIMAMICAVLFHDLLLCIRPGIGKRKATIYAILVALYPVHWFFTFVYYTDVASLAAVLAMYLSCLKKRFWVGAMFGAFSILFRQTNVIWMIFFAANGAISFVQDLYLKDNVSRENSEPTHKSNKVASGRDNKINAQGLRRRRINSPISIVGVVPETTKLYNSFAEEVWDISLKLWNSKCKVLVTFTPFAVVMVAFIAFIIWNGGIVLGAKEAHLVSPHFAQFLYFGLVSAAALLPWHFTPSLVLDLFRWSGKNKTCSSLAVLTTLGLSFIAVHFFSVAHPYLLADNRHYTFYIWRKVIQVNWMMKYILIPLYVYSWFSIINILGKSQTRVWVLSFVLSVALVLVPAPLVEFRYYTIPFVILVLNSPVIGNGKLLALGSLYAAADLFTLVMFLFRPFHWEHEPGTQRFMW, encoded by the exons ATGATTGGGGTAGCAGAAACATTCGATGCTCTCTGCTCCACAGCAGTTCTCCGATCAACTAATGTTATCATGGCAATGATCTGCGCTGTTCTTTTTCATGACCTGCTTTTGTGTATCCGGCCAGGAATTGGCAAGAGGAAGGCAACTATCTATGCTATTCTTGTAGCATTATATCCTGTTCACTGGTTCTTCACCTTTGTTTATTACACTGATGTTGCTTCATTAGCCGCAGTTCTTGCAATGTACCTGTCCTGCTTGAAGAAACGGTTTTGGGTCGGTGCAATG TTTGGTGCCTTTTCAATACTTTTTCGTCAGACAAATGTAATATGGATGATATTTTTTGCTGCCAATGGAGCCATCTCATTCGTACAAGATCTTTACCTTAAAGACAATGTTTCTCGTGAGAACAGTGAACCAACTCATAAGTCAAATAAGGTAGCGTCTGGTAGGGATAACAAAATCAATGCTCAGGGTTTGAGAAGACGGAGAATTAATAGTCCCATAAGTATTGTGGGTGTTGTTCCTGAAACTACTAAGCTGTATAACA GTTTTGCGGAGGAAGTATGGGACATCAGCTTGAAGTTATGGAATTCAAAGTGTAAAGTTTTGGTCACATTTACACCATTTGCAGTTGTTATGGTGGCATTTATAGCATTCATAATCTGGAATGGTGGTATAGTACTAG GTGCTAAGGAAGCTCATCTTGTTTCACCACACTTTGCACAGTTTCTGTACTTTGGTCTAGTGTCAGCCGCTGCCCTCCTACCATGGCATTTCACTCCCAGCCTAGTGTTGGACCTATTCCGCTGGTCTGGAAAGAATAAAACCTGTAGTTCTCTGGCAGTGTTGACGACTCTTGGTTTAAGCTTCATTGCTGTACATTTCTTCAG CGTTGCTCATCCATATCTTCTTGCTGACAATAGACACTATACCTTCTATATTTGGAGGAAGGTTATCCAAGTTAACTGGATGATGAAATACATTTTGATTCCACTTTATGTGTACTCATGGTTCTCAATTATCAACATCTTAG GGAAATCACAGACAAGGGTGTGGGTGCTATCGTTTGTTCTCTCAGTTGCGCTAGTTCTCGTACCTGCCCCGTTGGTTGAATTCAGATACTACACAATTCCATTTGTCATACTGGTTCTTAATTCTCCAGTAATCGGCAACGGCAAATTGCTTGCTCTGGGGTCACTTTATGCGGCTGCTGACTTGTTTACTCTGGTGATGTTTCTGTTCCGACCATTCCATTGGGAGCATGAGCCTGGAACACAAAGGTTTATGTGGTAG
- the LOC133888457 gene encoding calmodulin-binding receptor-like cytoplasmic kinase 3 yields the protein MVAATPAGMFIVCFESLCPCFGSKRKDGSEDPVLGTHSSSLNSSELRSISDRIPASPLRVPASPSRFSLSSAPSRNEPLNLSLEHVVKLTHNFSPALMIGEGYFGKVYKAELRDGHIVAIKRAKKEHFLSVRAEFSNEIALLKKIEHRNLVQLLGYIEKGNERIVITEYVSNGTLREHLDGQHGLVLGFSQRLEIAIDVAHGLTYLHLYAEKPIIHRDVKPSNILLNEGFRAKVADFGFARTGPTDPDQSQIETDVRGTAGYVDPEYLRSNHLTIKSDVFSYGILLLEILSGRRPIEVRRGAKERITVRWAFEKYNRGKVTDILDPMLTESVNEDILNKVFDVAFQCVAPTRDDRPHMKEVVERLWKIRRDYAKTQRRT from the exons ATGGTAGCAGCTACACCTGCAGGAATGTTTATTGTGTGTTTTGAGTCCCTCTGCCCATGTTTTGGCTCAAAAAGGAAGGATGGAAGCGAAGATCCTGTTCTTGGAACACATTCAAGTTCCT TGAACTCTTCTGAACTGAGGTCAATTTCTGATAGAATCCCAGCAAGCCCTCTTCGAGTACCTGCAAGTCCATCTAGATTTTCATTGTCTTCGGCACCAAGTAGAAATGAGCCATTGAACCTCAGCCTTGAACATGTTGTTAAACTGACACATAACTTCTCGCCGGCCCTGATGATTGGTGAAGGTTATTTTGGAAAGGTCTACAAAGCGGAGCTGCGAGATGGCCACATTGTTGCCATTAAAAGGGCAAAAAAG GAACATTTTCTTTCTGTACGTGCTGAGTTCAGTAATGAAATCGCGctactaaaaaaaattgaacacagGAATTTGGTCCAGTTGCTTGGTTATATTGAAAAAGGCAATGAGCGAATTGTCATAACTGAGTATGTATCAAATGGCACTCTTAGGGAGCATTTGGATG GTCAACATGGTTTGGTTTTGGGATTTAGTCAGCGGCTTGAAATAGCCATAGATGTTGCCCATGGATTGACTTATTTGCATCTCTATGCAG AGAAGCCCATAATACACAGGGATGTGAAGCCATCAAACATTTTACTAAATGAAGGCTTCAGGGCCAAAGTGGCCGACTTTGGATTTGCAAGAACAGGCCCTACTGATCCAGATCAGTCACAGATTGAGACTGATGTGAGAGGAACAGCTGGCTATGTGGATCCAGAGTACTTGAGGTCAAACCATCTGACAATCAAGAGCgatgtgttctcttatggtATTTTGCTCCTTGAGATCCTTTCAGGCCGTCGTCCTATTGAAGTGAGGAGGGGTGCAAAAGAAAGGATAACAGTCAGATGG GCCTTTGAGAAATATAACAGAGGCAAAGTTACAGACATATTGGATCCAATGTTAACTGAATCAGTAAACGAGGATATACTGAATAAAGTTTTTGATGTGGCATTCCAGTGTGTTGCACCTACCCGTGATGACAGACCACACATGAAAGAAGTTGTGGAGAGGCTGTGGAAGATAAGAAGGGATTATGcaaaaactcaaagaagaacataA
- the LOC133888456 gene encoding dol-P-Glc:Glc(2)Man(9)GlcNAc(2)-PP-Dol alpha-1,2-glucosyltransferase isoform X1, which produces MGRLVVAAAVAAWAIPIVALVDSIVPKPYMDEIFHVPQAQQYCHGDFLTWDPMITTPPGLYYVSLVYVASLFPVAWMIGVAETFDALCSTAVLRSTNVIMAMICAVLFHDLLLCIRPGIGKRKATIYAILVALYPVHWFFTFVYYTDVASLAAVLAMYLSCLKKRFWVGAMFGAFSILFRQTNVIWMIFFAANGAISFVQDLYLKDNVSRENSEPTHKSNKVASGRDNKINAQGLRRRRINSPISIVGVVPETTKLYNSFAEEVWDISLKLWNSKCKVLVTFTPFAVVMVAFIAFIIWNGGIVLGAKEAHLVSPHFAQFLYFGLVSAAALLPWHFTPSLVLDLFRWSGKNKTCSSLAVLTTLGLSFIAVHFFSVAHPYLLADNRHYTFYIWRKVIQVNWMMKYILIPLYVYSWFSIINILGKSQTRVWVLSFVLSVALVLVPAPLVEFRYYTIPFVILVLNSPVIGNGKLLALGSLYAAADLFTLVMFLFRPFHWEHEPGTQRFMW; this is translated from the exons ATGGGGAGGCTGGTCGTCGCCGCGGCAGTGGCCGCGTGGGCGATCCCGATCGTGGCTTTGGTCGACTCCATCGTGCCAAAGCCCTACATG GATGAGATCTTCCATGTTCCCCAGGCACAGCAGTATTGTCATGGAGATTTCTTGACCTGGGATCCCATGATCACCACCCCTCCTGGCCT GTATTATGTTTCGCTAGTATATGTTGCGTCTTTGTTTCCTGTTGCCTGGATGATTGGGGTAGCAGAAACATTCGATGCTCTCTGCTCCACAGCAGTTCTCCGATCAACTAATGTTATCATGGCAATGATCTGCGCTGTTCTTTTTCATGACCTGCTTTTGTGTATCCGGCCAGGAATTGGCAAGAGGAAGGCAACTATCTATGCTATTCTTGTAGCATTATATCCTGTTCACTGGTTCTTCACCTTTGTTTATTACACTGATGTTGCTTCATTAGCCGCAGTTCTTGCAATGTACCTGTCCTGCTTGAAGAAACGGTTTTGGGTCGGTGCAATG TTTGGTGCCTTTTCAATACTTTTTCGTCAGACAAATGTAATATGGATGATATTTTTTGCTGCCAATGGAGCCATCTCATTCGTACAAGATCTTTACCTTAAAGACAATGTTTCTCGTGAGAACAGTGAACCAACTCATAAGTCAAATAAGGTAGCGTCTGGTAGGGATAACAAAATCAATGCTCAGGGTTTGAGAAGACGGAGAATTAATAGTCCCATAAGTATTGTGGGTGTTGTTCCTGAAACTACTAAGCTGTATAACA GTTTTGCGGAGGAAGTATGGGACATCAGCTTGAAGTTATGGAATTCAAAGTGTAAAGTTTTGGTCACATTTACACCATTTGCAGTTGTTATGGTGGCATTTATAGCATTCATAATCTGGAATGGTGGTATAGTACTAG GTGCTAAGGAAGCTCATCTTGTTTCACCACACTTTGCACAGTTTCTGTACTTTGGTCTAGTGTCAGCCGCTGCCCTCCTACCATGGCATTTCACTCCCAGCCTAGTGTTGGACCTATTCCGCTGGTCTGGAAAGAATAAAACCTGTAGTTCTCTGGCAGTGTTGACGACTCTTGGTTTAAGCTTCATTGCTGTACATTTCTTCAG CGTTGCTCATCCATATCTTCTTGCTGACAATAGACACTATACCTTCTATATTTGGAGGAAGGTTATCCAAGTTAACTGGATGATGAAATACATTTTGATTCCACTTTATGTGTACTCATGGTTCTCAATTATCAACATCTTAG GGAAATCACAGACAAGGGTGTGGGTGCTATCGTTTGTTCTCTCAGTTGCGCTAGTTCTCGTACCTGCCCCGTTGGTTGAATTCAGATACTACACAATTCCATTTGTCATACTGGTTCTTAATTCTCCAGTAATCGGCAACGGCAAATTGCTTGCTCTGGGGTCACTTTATGCGGCTGCTGACTTGTTTACTCTGGTGATGTTTCTGTTCCGACCATTCCATTGGGAGCATGAGCCTGGAACACAAAGGTTTATGTGGTAG
- the LOC133888411 gene encoding uncharacterized protein LOC133888411, with protein sequence MGSACSRKRGQLVDEDDLYSARFSKSGSFKWLLHTLPRSNSDDVHRRAQGPGLGPGPGRCPSLVELCVAKVREDMSRYSDFSLLPRDLSQQIFNELVEWSNLTEASLGAFRDCALQDICLGEYPGVTDAWMDVVASQGQSLLSVDISCSDVTDIGLDILKDCSSMQSLACNFCDKISEHGLKTLSGLSNLTSLSIKKCAAVTAEGAKTFENLVNLVNLDLERCPKIHGGLVHLKDLKKLEKLNLRYCSCITDSDMKYLSDLTNLRELQLSCCKISDCGVSYLRGLSKLAHLNLEGCTITAACLEVISGLASLVLLNLSRCGIYDEGCENLEGLVRLKALNLGFNHITDACLVHLKDLISLECLNLDSCKIGDEGLLHLKGLVQLKTLELSDTEVGSNGLCHLSGLRNLQSINLSFTLVTDIGLKKISGLKSLKSLNLDNHQITDNGLAALTGLTGLTHLDLFGARITDSGTNCFRYFKNLQSLEVCGGLITDAGVKNIKDLKALTLLNLSQNGNLTDKTLELISGLTALVSLNLSNSRVSNLGLHHLKPLQNLRSLSLESCRVTANEIKKLQLAALPNLVNVRPE encoded by the exons ATGGGCAGTGCCTGCTCAAGGAAGAGGGGCCAGCTGGTCGACGAGGATGATCTGTACAGCGCGAGGTTCTCCAAGAGTGGCAGCTTCAAGTGGCTGCTGCACACACTGCCCCGCAGCAACTCCGATGATGTGCACCGGAGGGCGCAGGGGCCGGGGCtggggccggggccggggcgGTGCCCATCACTGGTGGAGCTCTGCGTGGCCAAAGTCCGTGAG GACATGAGTAGGTATTCTGATTTCTCCCTGCTGCCCAGGGATCTTAGTCAGCAGATATTCAATGAACTGGTGGAGTGGAGCAACCTCACCGAGGCATCGCTTGGAGCTTTTCGTGATTGCGCTTTGCAG GATATTTGTCTGGGAGAGTATCCTGGAGTGACGGATGCCTGGATGGATGTAGTGGCTTCTCAAGGGCAATCCTTGCTATCTGTTGACATCTCTTGCTCTGATGTGACTGATATTGGATTGGATATTCTTAAGGATTGCTCAAGCATGCAAAGTTTGGCATGCAATTTCTGTGATAAAATCTCAGAGCATGGACTTAAAACATTGTCAG GGCTTTCAAACTTGACATCACTGAGCATTAAGAAATGTGCTGCTGTTACTGCTGAAGGAGCAAAAACCTTTGAAAACTTAGTTAATTTGGTGAACTTAGATCTCGAGCGGTGTCCAAAGATTCATGGTGGGCTTGTTCATTTAAAAG ACTTGAAAAAACTGGAAAAACTGAATCTGAGATACTGTAGCTGCATCACAGATTCAGATATGAAGTATCTGTCAG ATCTTACAAATTTGAGAGAGTTACAACTCTCTTGCTGCAAAATCTCTGATTGTGGTGTTTCTTATTTGAGAG GTCTATCCAAGCTAGCTCACCTAAACCTGGAGGGCTGTACAATAACTGCAGCTTGTTTGGAAGTTATATCAG GACTGGCTTCGTTGGTCTTGTTGAATCTGAGTAGGTGTGGCATTTACGATGAAGGATGCGAGAACTTAGAAG GTCTTGTCAGATTGAAGGCTCTAAATTTGGGGTTCAACCACATTACAGATGCCTGTTTAGTTCATTTAAAAG ATCTGATCAGCTTGGAGTGCTTAAATTTGGACTCATGCAAGATTGGTGATGAGGGCCTATTACACCTGAAAG GCCTCGTGCAGCTAAAAACCCTGGAGCTTTCAGACACTGAAGTTGGGAGCAATGGACTTTGTCATCTTTCTG GTCTGCGGAATTTGCAGAGCATCAATCTCTCTTTTACATTGGTTACTGACATTGGTTTGAAGAAAATTTCTGGCTTGAAATCACTGAAGTCTCTTAATCTTGACAATCACCAAATCACAGATAATGGCTTAGCAGCTCTTACAG GTCTCACTGGATTGACACACCTGGACCTATTTGGAGCTCGTATAACTGATTCTGGCACAAACTGCTTCAGAT ATTTCAAGAATCTACAGTCCCTGGAGGTCTGTGGTGGGTTAATCACGGATGCTGGAGTGAAGAATATCAAAGACCTGAAAGCTCTGACGCTGCTTAACCTGTCTCAAAATGGCAACCTCACGGACAAAACCCTTGAGCTGATCTCCG GCCTGACTGCGTTGGTCTCATTGAACCTGTCCAACTCCCGGGTGTCCAACTTGGGTCTCCACCACCTGAAGCCGCTGCAGAACCTGCGCTCCCTGTCTCTGGAGTCCTGCAGGGTGACGGCAAACGAGATCAAGAAGCTTCAGTTGGCTGCCCTTCCAAACCTGGTGAACGTGCGGCCAGAGTAG